In one Electrophorus electricus isolate fEleEle1 chromosome 21, fEleEle1.pri, whole genome shotgun sequence genomic region, the following are encoded:
- the LOC118240473 gene encoding TOG array regulator of axonemal microtubules protein 1-like, which translates to MMIYALISPELHEQLLDHENYQSRTNGVEELKNIISELDLKTVSSDSIVEFINFLRRLLDDTNFKVLYGTLQVISLLVQNLDYAVDRHYKQIVCVALKTLGDARTVPRNEYMNIFRHLMRIVGPQKVLELVIGQLRHKNSRVREDVINIITAAMLTHPRKDFNIPNLCSVVAPYLADNKKRVRHAALELFAVFDCCLDTGKKQLLMKAIDRLDFTGDVEGLMAAVQARRARHILPRLSADGMVEYALVIPKPGQRRIPQFGSGADLNWVINGGKVNSAQSHHTEPDSDRLSGYGSFGSLTDGLQSHKRVVSARKAKNKLPWERSFLPCLVNKQPCSASNAKLSDKFSVEDLTTSLRLNQKNCGTNSDSVEPFQPDAPGWKRETVGRLCRSGSLGADPDILKAANLSDSDRGLPKANRLLSGNPSVERTFSVPSNPPPPGSFLLPSYPLATLPGVQLTPTLPRRCHANSSLSMSNTWPNKRDTIPRHRDPSSWGDKTGEVGSNRCSPLPARTLWASTISSPSHHPPTSPVIRQSVQDTLQQELPGRNSHQDEEPVDREEMMNSLRCLRNHAAKKRAKVSASGSDPEPDSPDSAVKLEPSTDSPSHTSPSLTSPLSESSLSSLYSPPTSTITNGTKISPRDSAAKTIARVPSGRQKTSSSMEAGAQDVQQQEKVLSDLSVNVVGQRVAYCNGPAEKAMSPPQTRPAGREPLRALRPVKGEITLALLEMILGQMKHCFLNRDAMWLFMYVYLLERVKPFRFARVKMHQHRLEQQEVPPIQGEWQNMQRLKQNFRHMAFDVGSDDTASLKDLQRNGSVLASTKAELLDDLPSSPNSTHAPRSLVKSFIRPSPPTAPSRRMLPRRQQAPSLNRACPPLSNCSDELTPGTPRKNPHEQLALRPFSKPDLAVTQSFRLLSSDDWEKKIDGLILMRSLARYHSDVLSSRLHDVCLVLNQEVQNLRSGVSRVAVVTLGELYSGLQKSMDQEVEATAKVLLHKAGESNAFIRQDVDTALDCMVQNCTPTRSMNALLAGGLGHLNAAVRKCTSQHLATLIEKIGADRLLSGTKGVTNRILPAVSKLAQDSSQETRYFGRRMLLFLSSHHDFDKMVEKYIPTKDLPTIRATVLTLKSKVPGEKPQDTPSARGRRYIPCGGMSKDASKAQVHSIADKTKYIKQLKYTDRTRSRCGILPTVRGGPNHMTRGR; encoded by the exons ATGATGATTTATGCGCTAATATCGCCGGAGTTACACGAACAACTCCTTGATCACGAGAACTACCAGAGCCGAACAAATGGGGTAGAAGAGCTGAAGAACATTATTTCAGAGCTGGACTTGAAAACCGTTTCCTCTGACAGTATTGTGGAATTCATCAATTTTTTACGTAGACTTCTGGATGATACAAACTTCAAAGTCTTGTATGGCACTTTACAGGTTATCAGCCTCCTGGTTCAAAACCTGGACTACGCCGTGGACAGACATTATAAACAGATTGTATGTGTGGCCCTCAAAACTTTGGGGGACGCACGGACTGTTCCCCGGAATGAGTACATGAATATTTTTCGTCACCTCATGAGGATTGTAGGTCCACAGAAAGTTTTGGAACTTGTAATAGGACAGCTAAGGCACAAAAATTCCAGAGTCAGAGAAGATGTCATCAACATCATCACAGCTGCTATGCTCACACACCCCAGAAAAGACTTCAATATCCCTAATCTGTGTTCTGTAGTGGCTCCTTATCTTGCAGACAATAAAAAGAGGGTCCGACATGCTGCTCTGGAGCTCTTTGCTGTTTTTGACTGCTGTCTtgacacaggaaaaaaacagctaCTCATGAAGGCCATTGACAGGTTGGACTTCACTGGAGATGTGGAGGGACTTATGGCTGCAGTACAGGCACGAAGAGCCAGACATATTCTCCCCCGATTGTCTGCAGATGGTATGGTGGAATACGCACTGGTCATCCCCAAGCCTGGTCAACGGCGAATACCTCAGTTTGGCTCTGGAGCTGACCTGAACTGGGTTATTAATGGAGGGAAAGTTAACAGTGCACAGAGCCACCACACAGAACCAGATTCGGATCGACTGAGTGGCTACGGCAGCTTTGGTTCTCTTACAGATGGCCTCCAGTCACACAAGAGAGTAGTTAGCGCTAGGAAGGCGAAAAACAAGCTACCCTGGGAGAGGTCTTTCCTCCCATGTTTAGTAAACAAGCAGCCTTGCAGTGCATCAAATGCAAAGTTATCTGATAAG TTTAGTGTGGAAGATCTCACTACCTCCTTGAGGCTGAATCAGAAAAACTGTGGCACAAACTCTG ATTCAGTAGAGCCTTTCCAGCCCGATGCTCCAGgatggaaaagagagacagtgggtAGACTTTGTCGAAGCGGTAGCCTTGGTGCGGACCCAGATATTTTAAAAGCAGCTAATCTCAGTGATTCTGACAGAG GTTTGCCCAAAGCCAACCGCTTGCTGTCTGGTAACCCCAGTGTAGAGCGCACCTTTTCAGTTCCTTCCAATCCACCCCCCCCCGGGTCTTTTCTGCTGCCCTCCTACCCTCTGGCCACTCTTCCGGGAGTGCAGCTGACTCCCACCCTGCCTCGTAGATGCCATGCAAACTCCTCACTGTCCATGTCCAATACATGGCCCAACAAGCGAGATACGATCCCTCGTCACAGGGACCCCAGCTCATGGGGGGATAAAACAG GTGAAGTTGGATCCAACAGGTGTTCCCCACTGCCTGCGCGTACTTTGTGGGCGAGCACCATCTCATCACCATCTCATCATCCACCCACCTCCCCAGTCATACGGCAATCCGTGCAGGATACCTTGCAGCAAGAGCTGCCTGGTAGGAATTCCCACCAAGATGAGGAGCCAGTGGACAGGGAGGAG ATGATGAACTCCCTTCGCTGCTTGCGTAATCATGCGGCAAAGAAGCGAGCCAAGGTAAGCGCGAGTGGCTCTGACCCAGAACCCGACAGCCCGGACTCTGCTGTGAAGCTGGAGCCGAGTACAGACTCCCCCTCTCACACCTCACCATCTTTGACCAGCCCTCTGAGCGAGAGCAGCCTGTCCAGCCTCTATTCACCCCCAACTTCCACCATCACCAATGGCACCAAGATCAG CCCTAGGGACTCAGCAGCAAAAACTATTGCTAGAGTACCATCAGGAAGACAGAAAACTTCTTCCTCCATGGAAGCAGGTGCTCAAG ATGTCCAACAGCAAGAAAAGGTTCTTTCTGATTTGAGCGTAAACGTAGTAGGTCAGAGAGTAGCATACTGTAATGGACCAGCAGAGAAAGCAATGTCGCCTCCACAAACCAGGCCTGCTGGTCGAGAGCCTCTCCGTGCCCTCAGGCCTGTCAAAGGTGAGATCACTCTTGCTCTTCTGGAAATGATCTTAGGTCAGATGAaacattgct TCTTGAATAGAGATGCTATGTGGTTattcatgtatgtgtatttgttggAGAGGGTAAAGCCGTTTAGGTTTGCAAGGGTTAAGATGCATCAACATCGTCTGGAGCAGCAAGAAGTTCCGCCTATACAGGGGGAGTGGCAGAACATGCAACGATTGAAGCAGAACTTTAGACACATGGCATTTGACGTGGGCTCAGACGACACGGCATCTCTGAAAG ATTTGCAGCGCAACGGTAGTGTTCTAGCATCCACGAAGGCTGAACTCCTGGATGATTTGCCCTCGAGCCCCAacagcacacacgcacccagaAGCCTGGTCAAAAGTTTCATTCGTCCCAGCCCTCCCACGGCTCCTTCCAGACGCATGCTGCCACGACGCCAACAAGCCCCCAGTCTGAACAGAGCATGTCCACCCCTTTCAAACTGCTCTG ATGAACTCACACCAGGAACCCCCAGGAAGAATCCCCATGAGCAGCTGGCTTTGCGGCCGTTCTCTAAACCGGACCTTGCTGTCACTCAGAGCTTCAGACTGCTTAGCTCTGATGACTG GGAGAAGAAGATTGATGGCCTGATACTCATGCGTAGTTTAGCACGGTATCACTCTGATGTGCTTAGTAGTAGGCTTCATGATGTCTGCCTTGTTCTTAATCAAGAG GTTCAGAACCTACGCTCTGGAGTGTCACGCGTGGCGGTGGTGACCTTGGGAGAGTTGTACTCTGGCCTGCAGAAAAGTATGGACCAGGAGGTGGAAGCTACAGCCAAGGTCCTCCTCCACAAAGCAGGAGAGTCCAATGCTTTTATTAGGCAGGATGTGGACACAGCCCTGGACTGCATGGTGCAGAACTGCACCCCCACCCGAAGCATGAACGCTCTTCTCGCTGGAGGACTCGG TCATTTGAATGCTGCAGTAAGAAAGTGCACTTCTCAGCATTTGGCTACTTTGATAGAAAAGATTGGCGCTGACCGCTTATTGTCTGGGACAAAAGGTGTGACTAATCGAATTCTACCTGCAGTCTCCAAATTGGCGCAAGACTCTTCCCAAGAAACCAG GTACTTTGGTCGCCGCATGCTACTGTTCCTTTCGTCTCATCACGACTTTGATAAGATGGTGGAAAAGTACATCCCTACCAAAGACCTGCCCACCATCAGGGCCACTGTCCTCACTCTGAAATCCAAG GTCCCGGGTGAGAAGCCTCAGGATACCCCTTCAGCTCGAGGCAGGCGCTATATCCCTTGCGGTGGAATGAG caaaGATGCCAGCAAAGCACAGGTCCACAGCATTGCAGACAAGACCAAGTACATCAAACagcttaaatacacagacaggacaagGTCCAGGTGTGGGATCCTCCCAACTgtacgtggcgggccaaaccacatgactcgcggGAGAtga